The Arachis hypogaea cultivar Tifrunner chromosome 14, arahy.Tifrunner.gnm2.J5K5, whole genome shotgun sequence DNA window CATCAACGCTGCTGACGTCATGAGAGCTCATCCTAACCATATCCTCAAGAAATATTCTCCCTCCAACCTCCTCATCGTTCCTCCCCACGCTGACTTCCATCGCGGCAACATCTACTTCCTCGTTCCCCTCCCTCCCCCTCCCAACCAACACGCTACAACAGTAGATCAACAGCTCTCCACCTCCACTCACACAAGCACCAGCTGCCGTCTTACTCTCTGGAGGTCTCACCTCGACACCATCTCAGAGAATAGAGATAAACTGATAGAAGAACAATAGAAACTGTTCTTTTTAGTTGCGCCTTTCTATATGACATCTTCTGGGAATTTGTCTCTAAGTGGTGGTTCCATGAGAGCATAATGATAGTGGTGAGTGTTCCCTTTGTTTCATTCTCTACTAAGCTCGATTTTGGTCTCATAAACATGATGCGTTTCTTCCACTTGAATTAATGAAACATTTTCACTTCTGTACAGGTAGCTCGAGGCGATAGGAGTGGAGAAGATGGTAACAAAAGTCATATATATTCGTCTTCTCTAGTTTAAACACTTTAATCACTACATAAATGAAAAGAATCCCTTGTCTCATTTCAATGGTTTCTGGACTTAATTATTGTACCGATAAATTTACAGGTATGATTGGTTGGCAAAGAGGAACCTTCGGTCTGGATACTTCATGTGGGCAATGAGTGCTTACGGTTTAGGTATGCTATTTCTATGTTTGATTCTTGGTATGACTTTAGTTGGTAGGATGTGTCAAAGggtaatttttcataaaaacttttGGACTTTATTTACTTTGTTACAAAATTGAGCCGGCTCACTTTCGGACCAGAATTAGGATGTAGATGAGAATTGAGATCACTGTTTGCTTGGTGTCTTTACATCATTTCCTTGAACTTTGATCTGCAGGTCTCCTTATTACATATGTTGCTTTGAACTTGATGGATGGGCATGGTCAACCAGCATTGCTTTATATCGTCCCGTTTACTCTTGGTTAGTACAATTGTTATTTCAACATGTTCGGCTGGCTGCTGAAGGCACCTTTGAGAACTAATGTTAAACTTTATGCATGTTTCTTACTACGAGTTGTCATCGTGATTTACAAAAACTTGTATTGTTTTTAAAACCTTGGTTTTCTTCAAATGCAGGCACATTTTTGTTATTGGGAAAAAAGAGAGGTGAACTCAATCTTTTATGGACAAGAGGGGAACCAGAAATGCCTTGCCCTCATAACCAAGAGTCTCAACAATGAATGAAGTGATAATAGAGATAGTAGTATAGTGTACCATAGGTGTTCGTTTAATAGGAGACTGATAGAAACTCTAGGAGACTATGTAAACATTTGGAACTGTCATaacaaaaatttcaaccaaatcATGTTATTAGCATGCACTTATAGTTATATCAACATCTGATACTATTACTTTTgttagattagattttttattttttttttcttagataGAAGATGGTATGAGATAAGAAGTAAGAAGATTTAAGAGCTTCCTCTTTGGCAATTGTTTTTTGCCTTAGGGAACATagtgttcttttgtaattatctTCTGCAAGTTTGCTTATATGAGGGTGTGGCCAAAAATGATGTCTTTGTCAAGCAAATGGCAATAAGGCAAAAGACATCACAGTCAACTCTCAATGAAGAGGCCCGCAGAGGATGGTGacaagggaaaaaagaaaaagaaaaagaaaacgaaaatgaAAACTGTTGTATGAAGATGAAAGATTATGGTTATGTTACTTATaactaaaattgaaattgaagttgaaTAAATTTCATTTTCCAAGTGTATTCTGTGATGAAATATCATTAATGTAGGCTTGGCTCATGTCCCTTGTTTTATTCATTTAAGTCATTTTCTTCCAAGTCACCCTTAATAAAGTAGTCTTACTCAAGTTGTaaatattgattattgatttcagaggtgaatgccaataacacaGTATCACTCAAATTTTTCATCGaattaaacataaataattaattttaggtatctataatttaattaaattctcGATTAGCAACTTTAACTTATAAAGTTTGTAAATAGATTCAATTAGATATTGAGTAACTattgttattgttttttttttcttctagaaAAATATTCAATTGGATGTTGCACttgtacaatttattttttaaaataaaaaactatatcTACAAGTTTTTGGTCATGGACTAGAAACCCAAATCAACTAGCCCATAATGAATTCTGACGCAGGCCCTTTCTGTTTAATCTCTATGATCTGCTGAAGATTCCTGAGGTGGGTCTAATATTTATCAGCAATACTTCTCCAGATACCTTTTACTCTTCTAACATGGGTTATGTGGAGCCTATCCCTGTATACTTTCCTGATTACACAGATGCTGATCTTTGCAAAATATTGTCGAGAAACCAAGCAGACTCGAAGCTGTATTCTTCATTCTTGGAGTAAGACATCTTATTACTATTACTTTCCTTTCTCAGATTTACCTAATCTCATAgtgaatttttgtttatttttcatgcaGTGTAGCTTTAAGGTCTTTCTTTAGGGTTACTAGGCAGGTTGATGAATTGTCCACTGCCTTCAAACCACTATACGAAAAATATTGTGAACCTTTAAGCGATAAAAGAGTCTTTCCTAATGGAGACAAAGACAAAGACATGAAGAGAAAGTTATTTAGTCATATCAATCCTCACATCACATCCTCTCTGAATGAGATATTTAAGGTTTCATCTCATCCTTCAGCTGAAGTTGAGAACTCCAAAGAGGCAAATCTGAAGGTGAATCAAAAGAAACCGGAGCGACCTGAAGAAATTGCCAAGCTAGACTTTCACATGTCTACGAGTGCAAAGTATCTTCTTATTTCAGCATTTCTTGCTTCCCGAAATCCAGCTACTCTTGATGCTTCACTTTTTGATTCCAAAGGAGGTTCTGATAATCGGTATCGGTCAATTGTATCAGAAGACTTGGCTTTGAAGGTAACCTCAGTTCCCACGTAACACTCCCACAAAATTCTTGGTTTATTTATATGACATTTGGAAAACAAATGAAgaataatattttcattgttgttTAAGCAGGTTGCAAGGAGCCTCAAGTTCCCTTTATCAAGTTATTTGTATAAAAGAACCTAGCAATCTTTGACTTTGGTTCTTCTGCTTCACAAATCCTATTTATCCATTTTTGTCTGATAGAATCTGTACAACCTATGATGCTGCTATCTGCAGTTATCCTCATGAAATTGCCGGAATTATCCCTATGAATTGTAACATTGGATGGAATGAATAATTTTCAATGCATATGTAAATACTTGCTTTGTTCCTTACTTCCTTATGATCTGCTGCAGCTCACGGCACCGCTCTCGTCGTTACTTGCATTTCTTTGCCAAAATCATCCAGGTTCCTCGGCAAGATGCCCAGTTTCACACGTTCAAGGAGGTTCGGTTTCGTTCTCTTCTTAAGCCCTTACCCTAGATTTTGTTGTGCGTAGCTGTCTGGATTTTCGTTTCTGgtaattttattttgctttagtTGTGAAATGTATTTGCTGCTTGTGAATTGTGATGTTGGATGAGGTAATTGAGCAATGAATTTTTTTTCACCAATACTGAATTGATTACACTCATTTGAACACTTCTTCCTGTAAGGGAGCATCAAAACCACAATTCAGGCTGGGTCAGCATTGGCATTCACCTCTGCATTTATTGATTTCAGAGGTCAGAGAATAAAACATGATTCTCATAAGGAGTATGCTGCCTACAACTCTGCATTGATGAAAACTATTAAGGGTGCAACAACTGGTTTAATTTCTGGCACCATCTGGGTACTGTTGTTGCCACCTGGAATCATGTTCCTCGTGTTGAGAGAAACGTTGCTCTTCCGGGCCTCATAAGAACTTTCAAGATGATGGGCAACTATGCATTGACCTTTGTTGCCATAGGAGGAGTCTACATTGGTGTTAAGCAGTTGGTGCAGAACGCTAGGATGAAGAGGGATCTTGTCAATGGTGCTGTAGGTGTGCAACTGTTCTGGGTTACAAAGGTAGCCTTTTGCTCCAAACTATTTTATCTCTGTTAGACCATAATTTGCATATGTTAAATCTATATCTTGAAATCTCACTTATGGAATGTAGATGAAAATGGTGAACAGAACTCAATGATGCTTTGATGGCTTTCCCCTATAATCTAATTAGATGTGATAGTGAAGTATCATATAAGGAAATCCAGTTCCTTTGTATGTGAATGTTGTGTGTGCGTGTGCCTCCACCAACaaaatcctcctcctcctccttttcaagttgcttgtgTGTATTCGTGAGTTTTCATATTTGTTTCTTTATGATTTGTGTTTGGGTCCGATGTGTTTTTATTCATATCCTTAATGTCAATTCTGAAATCACAGAAGCTTAAAGTGACATTTGtgcccttttttttttgctgtcttCAGTGATCTGTTTCATTCAGATCCAATAATACTTGCTTGATAGCTGATGTTATGTGAACTTGAaccttatttttctttatatagaaACTAAATTCCAGAGTTTATTgccttttgttatttttttccgCTGACATTTAGTTGTATTcccttattttcattatttttccgtGAAGCTCCTAAGTTGTTCGTTTTCCATTCCAACCAagaaattttcttgttcttaaaaGCCCACAATGTCTTGTAGCCATAGCTTAAGGCCTAAGTATAATGTATCTGTTAGCGGTTGTAGTTCAAATGAAACCTTTATTGCTAACTAATTGAAAcgtttcttttaattaatttctggAAAGAATGAGAATTATAGGATGCCATGATAAAGTTAGCTGTATTTTTCGTTGCATGGGGCTATGTTAGTTATTATTGTAATGCTTATTCAGCCTTAAAATTTGTTTTACATAGATGGTTGGTCAGTTAATGTGTCTGCAAATACTGGCACTGGAAGAAGTCAATATGTGAATGCTGGAGAACTAAGTGGCAGCACTTCTTCACATGAAGGACTTAACAAGCTGATAAACATAGGGGTGTTAGCTTTAACACTGATTTGATACAAAGTGATCTTATAGCGTATATAAACATTGTGGGAGCATAGAACTAAGATATATTTTTTCCTATGTAAATTTTCTTGCCGGTACATATTTATTTGTCGCAATCGGCCAAAACCAAACCCACATTTAGTATTTTGAATGTTGCTTCTTGTGCTTCATTTACGCAGTGTTATTGGTTGGTTTGTCCAAATTAGCTATAGCTGATTCTGTTGGATACTATCAGACATGTAGAATcagttcattaatttttattaattttttgcagTATTGTAAATTTATTGACAGAATTACTTATTCAATCGCAGATAGTTATACAATAGTTTTAAAATAACATAGCCCTGAATGTTCTTCACTTTTGAAATTAATTTCTCAAGctacatttataaaatagtttCAATATAAATTTGTCAAGCGTCTATATTTTGTTATTTCCTTTTAATGATTTGTTAGCGTTTAGAAA harbors:
- the LOC112744129 gene encoding origin of replication complex subunit 5 isoform X3, with the translated sequence MGYVEPIPVYFPDYTDADLCKILSRNQADSKLYSSFLDVALRSFFRVTRQVDELSTAFKPLYEKYCEPLSDKRVFPNGDKDKDMKRKLFSHINPHITSSLNEIFKVSSHPSAEVENSKEANLKVNQKKPERPEEIAKLDFHMSTSAKYLLISAFLASRNPATLDASLFDSKGGSDNRYRSIVSEDLALKLTAPLSSLLAFLCQNHPGSSARCPVSHVQGGSVSFSS
- the LOC112744129 gene encoding origin of replication complex subunit 5 isoform X4, with product MGYVEPIPVYFPDYTDADLCKILSRNQADSKLYSSFLDVALRSFFRVTRQVDELSTAFKPLYEKYCEPLSDKRVFPNGDKDKDMKRKLFSHINPHITSSLNEIFKVSSHPSAEVENSKEANLKVNQKKPERPEEIAKLDFHMSTSAKYLLISAFLASRNPATLDASLFDSKGGSDNRYRSIVSEDLALKLTAPLSSLLAFLCQNHPGSSARCPVSHVQGEVRE
- the LOC112744129 gene encoding origin of replication complex subunit 5 isoform X1, whose amino-acid sequence is MGYVEPIPVYFPDYTDADLCKILSRNQADSKLYSSFLDVALRSFFRVTRQVDELSTAFKPLYEKYCEPLSDKRVFPNGDKDKDMKRKLFSHINPHITSSLNEIFKVSSHPSAEVENSKEANLKVNQKKPERPEEIAKLDFHMSTSAKYLLISAFLASRNPATLDASLFDSKGGSDNRYRSIVSEDLALKLTAPLSSLLAFLCQNHPGSSARCPVSHVQGGSIKTTIQAGSALAFTSAFIDFRGQRIKHDSHKEYAAYNSALMKTIKGATTGLISGTIWVLLLPPGIMFLVLRETLLFRAS
- the LOC112744129 gene encoding origin of replication complex subunit 5 isoform X2, with product MWSLSLYTFLITQMLIFAKYCRETKQTRSCILHSWTLRSFFRVTRQVDELSTAFKPLYEKYCEPLSDKRVFPNGDKDKDMKRKLFSHINPHITSSLNEIFKVSSHPSAEVENSKEANLKVNQKKPERPEEIAKLDFHMSTSAKYLLISAFLASRNPATLDASLFDSKGGSDNRYRSIVSEDLALKLTAPLSSLLAFLCQNHPGSSARCPVSHVQGGSIKTTIQAGSALAFTSAFIDFRGQRIKHDSHKEYAAYNSALMKTIKGATTGLISGTIWVLLLPPGIMFLVLRETLLFRAS